The Edwardsiella tarda ATCC 15947 = NBRC 105688 region CGCCCGTTATATATTGGCCGACGAGATCACCGCCTGGCTGGATGAGTCGCTGGCCTGCCAGCTGTTGCAACAGTTGCGACGACTCTGCGATCAGGGCTGCGGTATCCTGTGGGTCACGCATGATCTGATGCTGGCCGCCCGCTATGCCGATCGCATCGTCGCCCTGCATCAGGGCGAGGTTTGCGACAGCGTCAGCCGGGCGCAATTACAACGCGGGGAGATCAGCGCACGCCTGATGCGACAATGGCAGGCGCTACCCGAGCGCGTCACGCTGTTCCCGACGGCGGAGACGATGCCATGCTGAGTTGTCACGATTTGGCCATTCGGCAAGGTGGGAAATGGCTATGGCAAGGGCTCAATCTCACCCTCCAACCCGGCGAGCGCCTGGGCATCAGCGCGCCGAGCGGCTTCGGCAAGACGACACTCGGGCGGGTACTCGCCGGTTGGCAGAAAGCCGCGGCGGGCCAGGTGCGGCTCGACGGCGCTCCGCTCCCCTCCCGCGGCTATTGCCCGGTGCAACTGGTCCCCCAGCACCCCGAGCTGACCTTTAACCCCTGGCGTACCACCGGTGCCGCCCTGCATGATGCCTGGCGACCCGATGCGCAGATCTTGGCGCGGCTGCATATTCAGCCGCAGTGGCTCCTGCGCAAGCCGGGCCAACTCTCCGGCGGCGAACTGGCGCGTATCGCCCTGCTACGGGCGTTAGATCCGCGCACGCGCTATCTGATCGCCGACGAGATCACCGCCCAGTTAGATCCCGCGATCCAACGTGATATCTGGCATTACCTGCTACAGGAGAGTCAACGCCGGCCGCTCGGGATGATCATCTTCAGCCACCAGCAGGCGCTGTTGCAGCAGATCGCACCACACATCCTCACCCCGGCGGACGCGACCGTAGCGCCGCCATGCTCGCGGTGACGGCCAGCGCCTCGGATTCCGCCGAACCGCCCTTCCCATCCGCCCCTCGCGCTTGAAAAAACGCCCCCACACGCATAGCGTATGGGGGCGTTTAAGCGAGACGTCAGGCGATTACAGCAGACTGTACACCAGCGCGGACAGGGCGATCAGCCCCATCAACAGGATGAAGGGATTACTCGCCGAACGGTACTTGCGCATCGCCGGAATACGGTGGATGGCATACATCGGCAGGATAAACAGGATCACCGCGATCAACGGCCCGCTAATGGTCTCGATGATATGCAACGCGCTCGGGTTCAAGAAGGTCACCAACCAGGTGACCAGGAACAAGACCAGCGCCGCGAGACGGTTAGTCACACGCGCGGAGACCGGACGCCCGACTCCCCGGAACAGGCCATCGATCAAACTGGTCGCCCCCTCCGTCACGCCCAGCGACGTGCCCAGATAAGATTTGGACATCGCCAGGATGGCGATCACCGGTCCCAGATAGGCGATCAGTGGGTTGGAGAAACGGTTCGCCAGGCTGGAGAGCACCGTAATATTCTGCTGGCGGGCCGCCAACATATCCGCATGGGACAGGCTCATCACACAGCTGAACACGAAGAACAGAATGCTGACACAGATCATGATGTAGCTGTAACGCATGATGCGCGCGCAACGGCGCTCCGCCTGCTCACCATACAGCTGACGCTGACTGGAGGCGAAGGAGGAGATGATCGGCGCATGGCTAAAGGAGAACACCATCACCGGTACCGCCAGCCACAGCGAACGCCATAGCGTGGGGTCGGCCAGATCGGTCTGCCCGAGACCGGCAAAGAAACGCCCCGGCTGCCAGTAAGGGATCAGATACAGCGAGATCCCCAACAGGAAAATGATCAGGGGAAACACCAACACCCCCATGGCAGCCACGATGGCCTCCCGTCCGGTACTCAGGATCAGCGCCAACAACGCCACGACGCCGAAGCTGAGCCACAGGCGCGGCGGCGGTGTCACATGAAACTGGTGGATCAGGAAGCTTTCCAAGGCGTTCGCGATGGAGATGCTATAGACCAACACGATGGGAAAGAAGGCCAACAGATACAACACCATGATCCCCTTGCCT contains the following coding sequences:
- a CDS encoding ATP-binding cassette domain-containing protein yields the protein MLSCHDLAIRQGGKWLWQGLNLTLQPGERLGISAPSGFGKTTLGRVLAGWQKAAAGQVRLDGAPLPSRGYCPVQLVPQHPELTFNPWRTTGAALHDAWRPDAQILARLHIQPQWLLRKPGQLSGGELARIALLRALDPRTRYLIADEITAQLDPAIQRDIWHYLLQESQRRPLGMIIFSHQQALLQQIAPHILTPADATVAPPCSR